Proteins from a single region of Nakamurella deserti:
- the helR gene encoding RNA polymerase recycling motor ATPase HelR: protein MQEPTDGTHSAVDAREGAGDSVFDLPDRLRHKADPALIATDERFFADLAAGQARAVAELTGRLVVERRATDDSGNNEAVERDMRIHRLTGRLRTARRFGLDICLGHQLRADGSAPVWIGRRGLTDDDGRQLLVDWRSPAAEPFFGATHGDPMGLTRRRRYRWNRGRINDYWDEVFRPEDLDDATERAALDDQSAFIASLGAGRSARMRDVLGTIQADQDAVIRAASPGALVVDGGPGTGKTVVALHRAAFLLYADPRLRADRGGVLVVGPSRPYLAYVADVLPSLGEEGVRTTTLRDLVPEGAAAGVETDPEVARLKASTALVDAVEPAVRFHEEPPTTPLRVDTPWAELVLTAADWARAFDAVEPGTPHNEAREQIWTEVLDLLVATYRGTVATDTLRAALARHVGLRRAVTAAWPLVAAADLVSDLWSVPAYLRRCAPGLDREQVRRLQRSEPKAWTVSDLPLLDAAMRRLGDPLAARRRRERDAAVTAERAYRSTVIDDLIRGEDHDDGEGVMRMLRGEDLTAALSDVEGPGDTPADLLAGPFAHIVVDEAQELTDAEWRMLLARCPSRSFTVVGDRAQARHGFTESWRERLGRLGVDRIEVATLTVNYRTPEEVMAVAEPEIRAVLPDANVPVSIRRSGVPVRRGSTAELAAVLDGWLADHEDGIACVIGDPGFPERPRVRSLTPEQAKGLEFDLVVLVEPAAFGSGIEGAVDRYVAMTRATRQLTVLTAP from the coding sequence ATGCAGGAACCGACGGACGGGACCCACAGCGCGGTCGACGCCCGCGAGGGCGCCGGGGACAGCGTGTTCGATCTTCCGGACCGGCTGCGGCACAAGGCTGATCCGGCGTTGATCGCCACCGACGAGCGCTTCTTCGCCGACCTCGCGGCGGGCCAAGCGCGGGCCGTCGCCGAACTCACCGGCCGGCTGGTCGTCGAGCGGCGGGCCACCGACGACAGCGGCAACAACGAGGCGGTCGAGCGGGACATGCGGATCCACCGGCTGACCGGTCGGCTGCGCACCGCCCGGCGTTTCGGGCTCGACATCTGCCTCGGTCACCAGCTGCGGGCGGACGGCTCCGCCCCGGTCTGGATCGGCCGTCGGGGGCTCACCGACGACGACGGGCGGCAGCTGCTCGTCGACTGGCGCTCCCCTGCCGCCGAGCCGTTCTTCGGTGCCACCCACGGCGACCCGATGGGGCTCACCCGCCGTCGCCGCTACCGCTGGAACCGCGGGCGCATCAACGACTACTGGGACGAGGTGTTCCGTCCGGAAGACCTCGACGACGCCACCGAGCGGGCCGCTCTGGACGATCAGTCGGCCTTCATCGCGAGCCTCGGTGCCGGTCGGTCGGCCCGGATGCGGGACGTGCTGGGCACCATCCAGGCCGACCAGGACGCCGTGATCCGGGCCGCCTCCCCGGGGGCGCTGGTCGTCGACGGTGGGCCCGGCACCGGCAAGACGGTCGTCGCGCTGCATCGCGCCGCGTTCCTGCTGTACGCCGACCCCCGGTTGCGGGCCGACCGCGGCGGCGTACTGGTGGTAGGGCCCAGCCGGCCCTACCTCGCCTACGTCGCGGACGTGCTGCCGAGCCTCGGCGAGGAGGGGGTCCGCACCACGACGTTGCGCGACCTCGTCCCCGAAGGTGCCGCGGCGGGCGTCGAGACCGACCCCGAGGTGGCCCGGCTCAAGGCGTCCACGGCGCTGGTGGACGCCGTCGAACCCGCCGTCCGCTTCCACGAGGAACCGCCCACGACCCCTCTCAGGGTGGACACACCCTGGGCGGAGCTGGTGCTGACCGCCGCCGACTGGGCCCGGGCCTTCGACGCGGTGGAGCCCGGTACCCCGCACAACGAGGCACGGGAGCAGATCTGGACGGAGGTGCTCGACCTGCTGGTCGCCACCTACCGCGGAACGGTGGCCACCGACACCCTGCGGGCGGCGCTGGCCCGCCACGTCGGCCTGCGCCGCGCCGTGACGGCGGCGTGGCCGCTGGTGGCGGCGGCGGATCTGGTGTCGGACCTGTGGTCGGTACCGGCCTACCTGCGCCGGTGCGCACCCGGGCTGGACCGCGAACAGGTACGGCGGCTGCAACGCAGCGAGCCGAAAGCCTGGACGGTGTCGGACCTCCCGTTGCTGGATGCGGCGATGCGGCGACTCGGCGACCCGCTCGCCGCGCGTCGCCGGCGCGAACGGGACGCGGCCGTGACCGCCGAACGGGCCTACCGGTCCACCGTCATCGACGACCTCATCCGGGGCGAGGACCATGACGACGGCGAAGGGGTCATGCGGATGCTGCGGGGCGAGGACCTGACCGCGGCGCTGTCCGACGTCGAGGGACCCGGGGACACCCCCGCCGACCTGCTGGCCGGGCCGTTCGCGCACATCGTCGTCGACGAGGCCCAGGAACTGACCGACGCCGAGTGGCGGATGCTGCTGGCCCGTTGCCCGTCGCGGAGCTTCACCGTCGTCGGCGACCGCGCGCAGGCGCGCCACGGCTTCACGGAGTCCTGGCGGGAACGCCTGGGCCGGCTCGGCGTCGACCGCATCGAGGTCGCCACGCTGACGGTCAACTACCGCACGCCGGAAGAGGTGATGGCGGTGGCCGAACCGGAGATCCGGGCCGTGCTGCCCGACGCCAACGTGCCCGTGTCCATCCGCCGGTCGGGTGTGCCCGTCCGCCGCGGCTCGACCGCGGAACTCGCCGCCGTGCTCGACGGCTGGCTCGCCGACCACGAGGACGGGATCGCCTGTGTGATCGGCGATCCGGGCTTCCCCGAGCGCCCGCGCGTCCGGTCGCTCACCCCGGAGCAGGCGAAGGGCCTGGAGTTCGACCTCGTCGTGCTGGTCGAGCCGGCCGCGTTCGGATCCGGGATCGAGGGTGCGGTGGACCGCTACGTCGCGATGACCAGGGCGACCCGGCAGCTCACCGTGCTGACCGCCCCGTGA
- a CDS encoding metallophosphoesterase, with product MGFLFGLGGLVLVVHLYLHWRLVASTGRSRRWRVTGAVVLGLLFAVLVTALATQRSGPLQQWTPLHFTGNTWLAGVLYLTLALLVGEVIRLVLLVVRRARRRPTDAARRLLLSRVVAVGAGAVATGVVGYGLTQAHGPIRVVRQTVTLPGLPPAFEGYRIALATDLHLGAISGRARTREVVDLVNAERVDVVTLVGDLSDGLPSTLVDATAPLTDLRAPDGILFTTGNHEYYSDAVAWREALPELRVEVLHNASHVVTRGDSRLFFAGINDYTGEEFGDPADLASALAQRRPDDTVVLLAHQPRQAAMAAAAGVDLQLAGHTHGGQVWPFHYAVLAQQKTLAGLSRVGDTQVFTSRGAGFWGPPVRVGAPPDVSVLTLTAG from the coding sequence ATGGGGTTCCTGTTCGGTCTCGGCGGCCTTGTGCTGGTCGTGCACCTCTACCTCCACTGGCGTCTCGTCGCGTCGACCGGCCGGTCCCGGCGTTGGCGGGTCACCGGTGCCGTCGTGCTCGGGCTGCTCTTCGCCGTCCTGGTGACCGCGTTGGCGACGCAGCGCTCCGGCCCTCTGCAGCAGTGGACGCCGCTGCACTTCACCGGCAACACCTGGCTGGCGGGGGTTCTCTACCTGACCCTGGCGCTGCTGGTCGGCGAGGTGATCCGCCTGGTCCTCCTGGTGGTGCGTCGCGCCCGGCGCCGTCCGACCGACGCCGCCCGCCGCCTGCTGCTCTCCCGCGTGGTGGCGGTGGGCGCCGGGGCCGTGGCGACGGGGGTCGTCGGCTACGGGCTCACGCAGGCCCACGGACCGATCCGGGTGGTCCGACAGACGGTCACCCTCCCCGGGCTGCCACCCGCGTTCGAGGGCTACCGCATCGCGCTGGCCACCGATCTGCATCTGGGTGCCATCTCCGGCCGCGCCCGCACCCGGGAGGTCGTCGACCTGGTCAACGCCGAACGCGTCGACGTCGTCACCCTGGTCGGTGATCTGTCCGACGGGCTGCCCAGCACCCTGGTCGACGCGACGGCGCCCCTCACCGACCTGCGGGCGCCCGACGGCATCCTGTTCACCACCGGCAACCACGAGTACTACAGCGACGCCGTCGCCTGGCGAGAGGCGCTGCCCGAACTGCGGGTCGAGGTGCTGCACAACGCTTCCCACGTGGTCACCCGGGGTGACAGCCGACTGTTCTTCGCCGGCATCAACGACTACACCGGCGAGGAGTTCGGCGACCCGGCCGACCTCGCCTCGGCACTGGCGCAGCGGCGGCCCGACGACACGGTGGTGCTGCTGGCGCACCAGCCACGGCAGGCCGCGATGGCCGCGGCGGCCGGTGTCGACCTGCAACTCGCGGGTCACACCCACGGCGGCCAGGTCTGGCCCTTCCACTACGCCGTGCTGGCCCAGCAGAAGACCCTCGCGGGGCTCAGCCGCGTCGGTGACACCCAGGTCTTCACCAGCCGCGGGGCAGGGTTCTGGGGGCCGCCGGTCCGGGTCGGCGCGCCGCCGGACGTCAGCGTGCTCACCCTCACCGCCGGCTGA
- a CDS encoding KUP/HAK/KT family potassium transporter, which produces MGAASTIGALGIVFGDIGTSGLYTYQQVLNTPDGRLDRVMVLGTVSMLIWALTLVVTVLYVRLLMRIDNAGEGGLLALFGLLRLRGAGPRVTRACAVLAMVGAATFLGDSVITPAVSVLSAVEGIETYDEALQDAVVPIAVVILAGLFLLQRFGTERIGGLFGPVMLVWFAIILVIGVASLVRSPEVLAAVSPHWIVLLVAEQPWVAFVALGGVVLAITGAEALYADMGHFGRRPIALAWLAVVFPALLCNYLGQGAEVLRTSDAVQDPFWDLVPRWATLPTVVIATLATVIASQAVISGSFSVVHQAGRLGLLPRLRVLHTSDENPRQIYLPAVNVVLAAAVLTLVLTFRSSEALTDAYGLAVTITIVITTTIYLVLRRLTTPRSPQVTVGALILLVMLVFLASNALKIPTGGWLPLSIGFVLATLMGIWRWGTVRLRRRLQDDVGTADFRIDTEIEQHAGATRVPGTAVYLTRVADIAPLALRSMLDFTQVLHEHVLILHTTVSDLAVVAPADRVRVVDHGRGVVEIGFTVGYDERFSVPELVASAVSGNELMTGVDVDAAIYFLSEVTPHRRPQTVPATWRQRVYIGLDRIAPDRIDALGLPTDRTVVVGRDVVI; this is translated from the coding sequence GTGGGGGCGGCCTCCACGATCGGCGCCCTCGGCATCGTCTTCGGCGACATCGGGACCAGCGGGCTCTACACCTACCAACAGGTCCTCAACACCCCGGACGGCCGGCTCGACCGGGTCATGGTGCTGGGCACCGTGTCGATGCTGATCTGGGCGCTGACCCTGGTGGTGACCGTGCTGTACGTGCGGCTGTTGATGCGTATCGACAACGCGGGCGAGGGCGGGCTGCTGGCCCTGTTCGGCCTGCTGCGGCTGCGTGGGGCCGGGCCACGCGTCACCCGGGCGTGCGCGGTGCTGGCCATGGTCGGTGCCGCGACCTTCCTGGGCGATTCGGTGATCACCCCGGCGGTGTCGGTGCTGTCCGCGGTGGAGGGGATCGAGACCTACGACGAGGCGCTGCAGGACGCGGTGGTGCCGATCGCCGTGGTCATCCTCGCCGGGCTGTTCCTGTTGCAGCGGTTCGGCACCGAGCGCATCGGCGGATTGTTCGGGCCGGTGATGCTGGTGTGGTTCGCGATCATCCTGGTGATCGGGGTGGCGTCGCTCGTCCGCAGCCCCGAGGTGCTCGCGGCGGTGTCACCGCACTGGATCGTGCTGCTCGTCGCCGAGCAACCCTGGGTCGCCTTCGTGGCCCTCGGCGGGGTGGTGCTGGCGATCACCGGCGCCGAAGCCCTCTACGCCGACATGGGTCACTTCGGCCGCCGGCCCATCGCGCTGGCCTGGCTGGCCGTGGTGTTCCCCGCCCTGCTGTGCAACTACCTCGGCCAGGGCGCCGAGGTGCTGCGCACCTCCGACGCCGTCCAGGACCCCTTCTGGGACCTCGTCCCCCGGTGGGCCACCCTGCCCACCGTGGTCATCGCCACCCTGGCCACCGTCATCGCCTCGCAGGCCGTGATCTCCGGCAGCTTCAGCGTGGTCCACCAGGCGGGCCGGCTCGGCCTGCTGCCGCGGTTGCGCGTCCTGCACACCTCGGACGAGAACCCCCGGCAGATCTACCTGCCCGCGGTCAACGTGGTGCTGGCGGCGGCGGTGCTGACGCTCGTGCTCACCTTCCGCAGCTCGGAGGCCCTCACCGACGCCTACGGGCTCGCCGTGACCATCACGATCGTCATCACCACGACCATCTACCTGGTCCTGCGCCGGCTCACGACCCCGCGGAGCCCGCAGGTCACCGTCGGCGCGCTCATCCTGCTGGTCATGCTGGTGTTCCTGGCGTCCAACGCCCTGAAGATCCCCACCGGCGGCTGGCTGCCGCTGTCCATCGGGTTCGTCCTCGCCACGCTGATGGGCATCTGGCGGTGGGGCACGGTGCGGCTGCGCCGGCGCCTGCAGGACGACGTGGGCACCGCGGACTTCCGGATCGACACCGAGATCGAGCAGCACGCCGGCGCGACCCGGGTGCCGGGGACGGCGGTGTACCTCACCCGGGTCGCCGACATCGCCCCGCTCGCCCTGCGGTCGATGCTGGACTTCACCCAGGTGCTCCACGAGCACGTCCTGATCCTGCACACGACGGTGTCGGATCTGGCCGTCGTGGCGCCGGCGGACCGGGTCCGTGTCGTCGACCACGGCCGCGGTGTGGTCGAGATCGGCTTCACCGTCGGCTACGACGAGCGTTTCTCGGTGCCCGAACTGGTCGCGTCGGCGGTGTCCGGGAACGAGCTGATGACCGGGGTCGACGTGGACGCGGCGATCTACTTCCTGTCCGAGGTCACCCCGCACCGGCGGCCGCAGACGGTGCCGGCCACCTGGCGGCAGCGGGTGTACATCGGGCTGGACCGGATCGCCCCCGACCGCATCGACGCCCTCGGGCTGCCGACCGACCGCACCGTCGTCGTCGGGCGTGACGTGGTCATCTGA
- the kynA gene encoding tryptophan 2,3-dioxygenase yields MTVDGNTRPLEDGIVTDFSQRMSYSSYLALDELLAAQRPQSVPVHHDELLFIIQHQTSELWIKLLLHELRAAKDSIRLDDLPTAMKRIARCKHIQETMTQQWSVLATLTPTEYVQFRGFLASSSGFQSYQYRALEFVLGNKNAKMLAVFDSEPQARELLQTLLDEPSLYDEFLRYLSRQGFDIPAPVLERDVTKAHVFTPELVPVFAALYEDAHRNWSVYEACEELVDLEDNFQLWRFRHMRTVRRTIGMKTGTGGSTGVDFLQRALSLTFFPELFAVRTEIGS; encoded by the coding sequence ATGACCGTTGACGGCAACACCAGGCCGCTGGAAGACGGGATCGTCACCGACTTCTCGCAGCGCATGAGCTACAGCTCGTATCTCGCGCTGGACGAGCTGCTGGCGGCGCAACGCCCGCAGAGCGTCCCCGTCCACCACGACGAGTTGCTGTTCATCATCCAGCACCAGACCAGCGAGCTCTGGATCAAGTTGCTCCTGCACGAGCTGCGGGCGGCCAAGGACTCGATCCGGCTGGACGACCTGCCGACGGCGATGAAGCGCATCGCCCGCTGCAAACACATCCAGGAGACGATGACCCAGCAGTGGTCGGTGCTGGCGACGCTGACGCCCACCGAGTACGTGCAGTTCCGCGGGTTCCTGGCGAGCTCGTCGGGGTTCCAGTCCTACCAGTACCGGGCGCTGGAGTTCGTGCTCGGCAACAAGAACGCGAAGATGCTGGCCGTGTTCGACAGCGAACCGCAGGCTCGTGAGCTGCTGCAGACGCTGTTGGACGAGCCCAGCCTCTACGACGAGTTCCTGCGTTACCTCTCGCGGCAGGGCTTCGACATCCCGGCGCCGGTCCTGGAGCGGGACGTCACCAAGGCACACGTGTTCACCCCCGAGCTGGTGCCGGTGTTCGCGGCCCTGTACGAGGACGCCCATCGCAACTGGAGCGTCTACGAGGCGTGCGAGGAGCTCGTCGACCTCGAGGACAACTTCCAGCTGTGGCGGTTCCGGCACATGCGCACGGTCCGGCGGACCATCGGGATGAAGACGGGCACCGGCGGCTCGACCGGGGTCGACTTCCTGCAGCGGGCCTTGAGCCTCACGTTCTTCCCGGAGTTGTTCGCGGTCCGGACCGAGATCGGCTCCTGA
- a CDS encoding HEAT repeat domain-containing protein, with product MDDGGKAWRLEAALTQRDPSARLRAAMAAGTRPDPHFVEVLVARCAVEPDLSVREMLTWALVRHDQDLTVDRLVLELRSDILQARSQALHTLSKIGNRRAWPAVTRELLLHPDDTVARTAWRTAAGLVPPDRRSALAELLVTQLGRGGRDVQLSLCRALAMLGDTALPAVRRARVDPRPEIRAHAIATERLILDPEEPPFAFLDVTGT from the coding sequence ATGGATGACGGCGGAAAGGCGTGGCGCCTGGAGGCCGCGCTGACCCAGCGGGACCCCTCCGCGCGGCTGCGGGCCGCCATGGCCGCGGGCACCCGGCCCGATCCGCACTTCGTCGAGGTCCTCGTCGCGCGGTGCGCCGTCGAGCCCGATCTCTCGGTGCGCGAGATGCTGACCTGGGCCCTGGTCCGCCACGACCAGGACCTCACGGTCGACCGCCTGGTTCTCGAGCTCCGCTCCGACATCCTCCAGGCCAGAAGCCAGGCGCTGCACACCTTGTCGAAGATCGGGAACCGGCGGGCGTGGCCGGCCGTCACCCGCGAACTGCTGCTGCATCCCGACGACACCGTCGCCCGCACCGCCTGGCGCACCGCGGCCGGCCTCGTCCCGCCCGACCGGCGGTCCGCCCTCGCCGAGCTGCTGGTCACGCAGCTCGGGCGCGGCGGGCGGGACGTGCAGCTGAGCCTCTGCCGGGCGCTGGCCATGCTCGGCGACACCGCGCTGCCCGCCGTCCGTCGGGCCAGGGTCGACCCCCGCCCGGAGATCCGGGCACACGCCATCGCCACCGAGCGGCTCATCCTCGACCCCGAGGAACCGCCGTTCGCCTTCCTGGACGTGACCGGCACCTGA
- a CDS encoding DUF2200 domain-containing protein, with protein MGGHRIFATPYAAIRPHYVAKAERKGRTAAEVDLVVSWLTGYDDAALTRALEDEVTLEQFFAAAPAMNPNASLITGVICGMRVEEIEDPLMRNIRYMDKLVDEVARGKKMASILRGS; from the coding sequence ATGGGCGGACACCGCATCTTCGCCACCCCGTACGCCGCCATCCGCCCGCACTACGTGGCCAAGGCCGAACGCAAGGGCCGCACCGCGGCGGAGGTCGATCTCGTCGTGTCCTGGCTGACCGGGTACGACGACGCCGCTCTGACCCGGGCGCTCGAGGACGAAGTGACCCTGGAGCAGTTCTTCGCCGCCGCGCCCGCGATGAATCCGAACGCGTCCCTGATCACCGGCGTGATCTGCGGGATGCGCGTCGAGGAGATCGAGGACCCGTTGATGCGCAACATCCGTTACATGGACAAGCTCGTCGACGAGGTCGCCCGGGGGAAGAAGATGGCGTCGATCCTGCGTGGCTCGTAG
- a CDS encoding Lsr2 dimerization domain-containing protein: MNDRLKEIPVASKTVRIYTSDLTGKDIKNTDELVEIRVLDHPSINRPVTLDAYALEVQSLLDAGDQFVTLEVVLPGQAPRRVVVPGDVFDKVFESDVDETLANAEPYYPSAAPPAHRTGRAPAARREPSSSDSGSREQRAAVRDWANNNGYTVGDRGRIKAEIIEAFEAAHQ, from the coding sequence ATGAATGATCGATTGAAGGAGATTCCGGTGGCCAGCAAGACAGTTCGGATCTACACCAGCGATCTGACCGGAAAAGACATCAAGAACACCGACGAGCTGGTCGAGATCCGCGTGTTGGACCACCCCAGCATCAACCGTCCGGTGACATTGGACGCCTACGCTCTCGAGGTGCAGAGCCTGCTCGACGCCGGCGACCAGTTCGTCACGCTCGAGGTGGTCCTCCCCGGTCAGGCTCCGCGGCGGGTCGTCGTGCCCGGGGACGTCTTCGACAAGGTGTTCGAGTCCGACGTCGACGAGACACTCGCCAACGCCGAGCCGTACTACCCCTCGGCAGCCCCACCGGCCCACCGCACAGGTCGGGCGCCCGCCGCCAGACGCGAGCCCTCGTCGTCCGATTCCGGATCGCGGGAACAGCGCGCTGCCGTCAGGGACTGGGCGAACAACAACGGTTACACCGTCGGCGACCGCGGGCGCATCAAGGCGGAGATCATCGAGGCGTTCGAGGCCGCTCACCAGTGA
- a CDS encoding sugar phosphate isomerase/epimerase family protein, whose product MKIGLITDSVSHLPFTEVLDLAQRLGLSSVEVATGNWSTAPHADLAALVRSSAAREEFLGQIAARDVTLSALNANGNQLHPVTGPEHDRVVRDTIRAAAAMDVPTVVLMSGLPGGGPDDRTSNWITTAWPPENITALTYQWEQVALPYWTELAAFARDHGVRLAVEACGSQLVHTVSSLQRLIDHAGSDVVGANLDPSHLMWMGADIPSVIRALGPSIFHVHAKDVRINPWAAATDGLLDTVPITTPHRRAWNYVTLGLGHADGSSFWADFVYQLRAVGYEGTLNIEHEDALVSAAEGVTRAATLLKDVLLVDAPDWTPAAI is encoded by the coding sequence ATGAAGATCGGGCTCATCACCGATTCGGTGAGTCATCTGCCGTTCACCGAGGTCCTCGACCTCGCCCAGCGGTTGGGATTGTCGTCCGTGGAGGTCGCCACCGGCAACTGGTCCACCGCTCCGCACGCCGACCTCGCCGCCCTGGTGCGCTCGTCGGCCGCGCGGGAGGAATTCCTCGGTCAGATCGCCGCCCGCGACGTGACGCTGTCGGCACTCAACGCCAACGGCAACCAGCTGCACCCGGTCACCGGCCCCGAGCACGACCGGGTCGTCCGCGACACCATCCGCGCCGCCGCCGCCATGGACGTGCCGACGGTGGTGCTGATGTCGGGACTACCCGGCGGCGGCCCGGACGACCGCACCTCGAACTGGATCACCACCGCCTGGCCGCCGGAGAACATCACCGCGCTGACGTACCAGTGGGAACAGGTGGCCCTGCCCTACTGGACGGAGCTCGCCGCGTTCGCCCGTGATCACGGGGTCCGGCTGGCCGTGGAGGCCTGCGGCAGTCAACTCGTGCACACCGTCTCGTCGCTGCAGCGGCTCATCGACCACGCCGGCTCCGACGTCGTCGGGGCCAACCTGGACCCGTCGCACCTGATGTGGATGGGTGCCGACATCCCGTCGGTGATCCGGGCTCTCGGTCCGTCGATCTTCCATGTCCACGCCAAGGACGTGCGCATCAACCCGTGGGCGGCCGCCACCGACGGACTCCTGGACACCGTCCCCATCACCACCCCACACCGACGGGCCTGGAACTACGTCACCCTCGGGCTCGGACACGCCGACGGGAGCTCGTTCTGGGCCGACTTCGTCTACCAGCTCAGGGCTGTCGGCTACGAGGGCACGCTCAACATCGAACACGAGGACGCGCTGGTGAGCGCCGCCGAAGGCGTCACCCGGGCCGCCACGCTGCTGAAGGACGTCCTGCTGGTCGACGCCCCGGACTGGACACCCGCCGCCATCTGA
- a CDS encoding SDR family NAD(P)-dependent oxidoreductase, with protein sequence MDAVLNGRTALVTGGTSGIGRAVVRRFVDEGAHVIVTGRRQAQLDEVAAEFGDAVTAVRADASDPADVTTLFEVVAARGSGLDAVHANAGLGEFKPLADVTAADIDAVFATNVRGTTLTVQGAVPFLNEGAAIVITGSTAGSGTEKNFGLYGASKAAVATLTRTWAAELAPRRIRINTIIPGPTETPGLKGLAPGNEDGLLAAIAAGLPFRRVLRPEEVAAAVLFLVSSESSGMTGSEVFVDGGASIA encoded by the coding sequence ATGGACGCAGTACTCAACGGCAGGACAGCCCTCGTGACCGGTGGCACGTCGGGGATCGGACGAGCGGTCGTACGCCGTTTCGTCGACGAGGGGGCCCATGTCATCGTGACCGGGCGCCGGCAGGCGCAGCTCGACGAGGTCGCAGCGGAGTTCGGCGACGCGGTCACCGCCGTGCGCGCGGACGCGTCGGATCCCGCCGACGTGACCACGCTGTTCGAGGTCGTGGCGGCGCGGGGAAGCGGACTGGACGCGGTGCACGCCAACGCCGGCCTGGGCGAGTTCAAGCCCCTGGCCGACGTGACGGCCGCCGACATCGACGCCGTCTTCGCCACCAACGTCCGTGGCACCACGCTGACCGTGCAGGGCGCGGTGCCCTTCCTCAACGAGGGAGCCGCGATCGTAATCACCGGGTCCACCGCCGGGTCGGGAACCGAGAAGAACTTCGGTCTCTACGGCGCCTCGAAGGCCGCGGTCGCGACGTTGACCCGTACCTGGGCGGCCGAGCTCGCCCCTCGGCGGATCCGCATCAACACGATCATTCCCGGACCGACCGAGACGCCCGGACTCAAGGGGCTCGCCCCGGGCAACGAAGACGGACTCCTGGCGGCGATCGCCGCCGGACTGCCGTTCCGGAGGGTGCTGCGCCCCGAGGAGGTCGCCGCCGCCGTCCTCTTCCTGGTCTCCAGCGAGAGCTCCGGCATGACCGGCAGCGAGGTCTTCGTCGACGGCGGCGCCTCGATCGCCTGA
- a CDS encoding nuclear transport factor 2 family protein, with amino-acid sequence MTDHTTPVPFETERELAPLPLLWAKALDQGDADVLTDLLTEDVVVDLTPATTRIGLEFPVLTGRDTVVPAMIGSVGPLDTTHMVSNVTFRAVDDGWVVEAYALAQHYLPGEGPDSTKTRHVLMGNTWAFHVRPTPAGPRVARFTMDNRWLEGDPSVLMAAVA; translated from the coding sequence ATGACCGACCACACCACGCCCGTCCCGTTCGAGACCGAGCGTGAGCTCGCGCCGTTGCCCCTGCTGTGGGCCAAGGCGCTCGACCAGGGCGACGCGGACGTCCTGACGGACCTGCTCACCGAGGACGTCGTCGTCGACCTGACCCCCGCCACGACCCGGATCGGACTCGAGTTCCCGGTCCTGACAGGCCGCGACACGGTCGTACCAGCCATGATCGGCTCCGTCGGGCCCCTCGACACCACGCACATGGTGTCCAACGTGACGTTCCGCGCCGTCGACGACGGTTGGGTCGTCGAGGCCTACGCACTGGCGCAGCACTATCTGCCGGGGGAGGGCCCGGACAGCACGAAGACGCGGCACGTGCTGATGGGCAACACCTGGGCTTTCCACGTCCGTCCCACTCCCGCGGGACCGCGGGTGGCGCGATTCACGATGGACAACCGATGGCTCGAAGGCGACCCCTCGGTCCTGATGGCGGCCGTGGCATGA